One Arthrobacter sp. StoSoilB19 DNA window includes the following coding sequences:
- a CDS encoding metalloregulator ArsR/SmtB family transcription factor — MVVDTLTETELDRLFQAFADSTRRDIVRRVTVGEYSVSGLAALYAMSFAAVQKHVAVLARASLVTKEKRGREQIVRGNHEGLRKARQLLDEYEQIWRQRAARMADILAEG; from the coding sequence ATGGTTGTAGATACGCTGACTGAGACTGAGCTGGACCGCCTCTTCCAGGCGTTCGCCGATTCCACCAGGCGGGACATCGTCCGCCGGGTGACTGTCGGCGAGTACTCCGTTTCCGGCCTGGCAGCGCTTTATGCCATGAGTTTTGCGGCCGTCCAGAAGCATGTGGCGGTGTTGGCGCGGGCATCCCTGGTCACCAAGGAAAAACGCGGAAGGGAGCAGATCGTGCGGGGCAATCATGAAGGACTGCGGAAAGCCCGGCAGCTGCTCGACGAATATGAACAAATCTGGCGGCAGCGCGCCGCCAGGATGGCAGACATTCTCGCTGAAGGTTAG
- a CDS encoding zinc-dependent alcohol dehydrogenase family protein gives MRAAIMHAPGDVRVEDRDKPAIRQPSDAVIKLVAACVCGSDLWPYRGADKLAKPMPMGHEYVGIVEEVGADVKNVRPGQFVVGSFFASDNTCEICRSGYQSGCVHRQGVGGAQAEYLRVPLADGTLVATPEMPDAGMVPSLLAASDVLGTGWFAAKAAEAGPGKTVAVVGDGAVGLLGILAAQQMGAERIIAMSRHADRQALAREFGATDIVEERGDAGVKKIKELTGGLGAHSVIEAVGTQESMLQAIHATRAGGHVGFVGVSHDVALPGRDLFYSHVHLHGGPAPVRQYLPELIDLILRGDINPGKVFDLELPLDQAAEAYKAMDERRAIKVLLRP, from the coding sequence ATGCGCGCAGCCATCATGCACGCCCCCGGAGACGTGCGCGTCGAGGACCGTGACAAACCCGCCATCAGGCAGCCCAGCGACGCGGTCATCAAACTCGTTGCCGCCTGTGTCTGCGGGTCCGACCTCTGGCCCTACCGGGGCGCAGACAAACTGGCCAAACCCATGCCGATGGGCCACGAATACGTGGGAATCGTCGAAGAAGTGGGCGCCGACGTGAAGAATGTCCGCCCCGGCCAATTCGTGGTTGGCTCCTTCTTCGCCTCGGACAACACCTGTGAGATCTGCCGCTCCGGCTACCAAAGCGGCTGCGTCCACCGGCAGGGCGTGGGCGGTGCGCAGGCTGAGTACCTGCGCGTCCCGCTGGCGGACGGCACCCTGGTGGCCACGCCGGAGATGCCCGACGCCGGCATGGTTCCGTCGCTGCTTGCCGCCTCCGATGTCCTGGGCACGGGATGGTTTGCCGCCAAGGCGGCCGAAGCGGGACCAGGCAAAACCGTGGCGGTGGTGGGCGACGGCGCCGTGGGGCTTTTGGGGATCCTGGCCGCACAGCAGATGGGCGCCGAACGCATCATTGCCATGTCCCGCCACGCCGACCGGCAGGCCCTGGCCCGCGAATTCGGCGCCACCGACATCGTCGAGGAGCGCGGGGACGCAGGCGTGAAGAAGATCAAGGAACTCACGGGCGGGCTCGGCGCACACTCGGTCATCGAGGCCGTTGGCACGCAGGAATCCATGCTGCAGGCAATCCACGCCACCCGTGCCGGCGGCCATGTGGGCTTCGTCGGTGTCTCCCATGACGTGGCGCTGCCAGGCCGGGACCTGTTCTACTCGCACGTCCACCTGCACGGCGGTCCCGCTCCGGTCCGGCAGTACCTTCCCGAGCTGATCGACCTGATCCTCCGTGGCGACATCAACCCCGGAAAGGTGTTCGACCTCGAACTCCCCTTGGACCAGGCAGCAGAGGCGTACAAGGCCATGGACGAACGCCGCGCCATCAAGGTGCTCCTCCGGCCCTGA
- a CDS encoding transglycosylase domain-containing protein codes for MVKKRKRRGGFGAALGRVLGFLAASVMCGVLAASLVVPAVAAAGMGVSSSIGFFESLPAELTVQPPSQATKVLTADGQPIATFYTENRVRVPLDQMSPFIKTGIVAIEDSRFYDHAGVDPQGILRAMVSNLTKGGEQGASTITQQYVTNVLNEAQLSQDRPDAVVLNGQKTLGDKLREMKLAITLEKKYTKDQILEGYLNIVFFSSNAYGIEAAARYFFSTSAKDLTLPQAALLAGLVNSPTLYNPATNPDKSIVRRNQVLSEMLRLRKITQAQHDEAVAAPIELKITPQQQGCANAAIAPYFCDYISHLILNNPAYGPTEPERERRLYRGGLTIVTTLDSRLQAAAQAQVDGTAGANPDRWAASLVTIQPGSGKILAMAQNTVFLPQPGKFDTNLNFNVDAKDAQGNDLNGAGGFQPGSTMKPFTFAEWLNEGKSITAEVDASRRVYPLGFPWKDSCGKVLGAYSTAQANPALGAADDLQNAEDGFYRPMPVNYGLYNSINTATFAAAAQLDFCGIQKMVDAVGLHSGLDSTPVNMHQLGNLLGGTGVAPLTLANAFATFATDGRFCAPIGLVDVTDAAGAKLPAQAPDCHDAVKPDVARGVNSVLQDVLKKGSGVWINPKVHDKVPTAAKTGTSNNNGSTWVVGYTTGMVTASFFGDALEGQKRPGQNVTINGTFYPRLDGYMIAGPQWANYMLKVAPLYPATPFAPPPASMIGPSPTPKP; via the coding sequence ATGGTGAAGAAGCGGAAGCGCAGGGGCGGTTTTGGCGCGGCCCTGGGACGGGTCCTGGGGTTCCTTGCAGCGAGCGTCATGTGCGGCGTGCTGGCAGCCAGCCTGGTGGTTCCGGCTGTGGCAGCCGCCGGGATGGGCGTCAGTTCCTCCATTGGCTTCTTCGAAAGCCTGCCGGCGGAATTGACGGTGCAGCCGCCCTCGCAGGCTACGAAGGTCCTGACCGCCGATGGGCAACCGATCGCCACGTTTTACACGGAGAACCGTGTGCGGGTACCGCTGGACCAGATGTCGCCCTTCATCAAGACCGGCATTGTCGCCATCGAGGACAGCAGGTTTTACGACCATGCGGGTGTTGATCCGCAGGGGATCCTGCGGGCGATGGTGTCCAACCTGACCAAGGGCGGCGAGCAGGGCGCCTCGACCATCACCCAGCAGTACGTCACCAACGTCCTGAACGAGGCACAGCTCTCACAGGACAGGCCGGACGCGGTGGTGCTGAACGGGCAGAAGACCCTTGGCGACAAACTGCGGGAAATGAAGCTCGCCATCACGCTGGAGAAGAAGTACACCAAGGACCAGATCCTTGAGGGTTACCTCAACATCGTGTTCTTCAGCAGCAACGCCTACGGAATTGAAGCCGCGGCACGCTACTTCTTCAGCACCAGCGCGAAAGACCTCACCCTTCCCCAGGCAGCCTTGCTGGCCGGGCTGGTCAACAGCCCAACCCTGTACAACCCGGCCACCAACCCGGACAAGTCCATTGTGCGCCGCAACCAGGTCCTGTCCGAGATGCTGCGCCTGCGCAAGATCACCCAGGCCCAGCATGACGAGGCCGTGGCCGCTCCGATTGAATTGAAGATCACGCCCCAGCAGCAGGGTTGCGCCAATGCGGCCATCGCGCCGTACTTCTGCGATTACATCTCGCACCTGATCCTCAACAATCCCGCCTACGGCCCGACGGAACCTGAACGGGAACGAAGGCTGTACCGGGGTGGGCTCACTATCGTCACCACCCTGGACAGCAGGCTTCAGGCCGCCGCACAGGCCCAGGTTGACGGCACCGCAGGCGCAAATCCTGACCGGTGGGCAGCTTCGCTGGTAACCATCCAGCCCGGCAGCGGCAAGATCCTGGCGATGGCCCAAAACACGGTGTTCCTTCCGCAACCCGGCAAGTTCGACACCAACCTCAACTTCAACGTGGATGCCAAGGACGCCCAGGGCAACGACCTGAACGGCGCCGGAGGTTTCCAGCCCGGGTCCACCATGAAGCCCTTCACCTTTGCGGAGTGGCTGAACGAGGGAAAGTCGATCACCGCCGAAGTGGACGCCTCACGCCGCGTCTATCCCCTGGGGTTCCCGTGGAAGGACAGCTGCGGAAAGGTGCTGGGAGCCTACAGCACCGCGCAGGCAAACCCCGCCCTTGGTGCTGCCGACGACCTGCAGAATGCCGAGGACGGCTTCTACCGGCCGATGCCCGTCAACTACGGCCTGTACAACTCGATCAATACCGCCACCTTCGCCGCGGCGGCGCAGCTGGACTTCTGCGGCATCCAGAAGATGGTGGATGCCGTCGGGCTGCACAGTGGCCTCGACAGCACCCCGGTCAACATGCACCAGCTGGGCAACCTGCTGGGCGGAACCGGCGTTGCCCCCCTTACCCTTGCCAATGCCTTTGCCACTTTCGCCACGGACGGCCGCTTCTGCGCACCCATTGGACTGGTTGATGTCACGGATGCAGCCGGGGCGAAGCTGCCCGCCCAGGCCCCGGACTGCCACGATGCCGTCAAACCGGACGTAGCCCGCGGCGTCAACTCGGTACTGCAGGATGTCCTGAAGAAGGGCTCCGGTGTCTGGATCAACCCGAAGGTCCATGACAAGGTCCCCACCGCAGCCAAGACCGGGACCTCGAACAACAACGGTTCCACCTGGGTGGTGGGATACACCACCGGCATGGTCACCGCTTCCTTCTTCGGGGATGCCCTGGAAGGCCAAAAGCGGCCAGGACAAAACGTGACCATCAACGGCACCTTCTACCCCCGGCTGGACGGATACATGATCGCCGGTCCACAGTGGGCCAACTACATGCTCAAGGTGGCGCCGCTTTATCCCGCAACCCCGTTCGCGCCGCCTCCCGCTTCGATGATTGGTCCCAGCCCCACCCCGAAGCCGTAG
- a CDS encoding GAF and ANTAR domain-containing protein — protein sequence MSTSADNESVRQLQEILVGAEGIVDFLSGLSGMAAAAVSEAANDTIECAVTLKVRRRPATAAGSSDRALELDHIEQLLGDGPCVRALREMTPIMIDDVAEDPRWPDFNKKLAEHSVRSSLGVPLVITGDARAALNFFAAKPHAFTADVYDKAVGFAGAAHNTMQLSVRINTSENRADDLEAALESRTAINLACGVIMAQNRCSQEEAMEILTKVSSNRNRKLRDVAKELIEQLSGTSVRTHFDS from the coding sequence ATGTCGACATCAGCAGATAACGAGTCGGTCCGTCAGCTGCAGGAAATCCTGGTGGGCGCGGAGGGCATTGTGGATTTCCTGTCCGGGCTCTCGGGCATGGCTGCCGCAGCGGTCTCCGAAGCTGCGAACGACACGATCGAGTGTGCTGTCACCCTCAAAGTCCGGCGGCGTCCTGCCACTGCAGCCGGCAGCAGCGACCGTGCGCTGGAGCTCGACCACATAGAGCAGCTGTTGGGCGACGGGCCTTGCGTCCGTGCCCTCCGGGAGATGACTCCGATCATGATTGACGACGTCGCAGAAGACCCGAGATGGCCGGACTTCAACAAGAAGCTGGCCGAACACAGCGTGCGCAGCAGCCTTGGCGTGCCGTTGGTGATAACCGGTGATGCAAGGGCGGCGTTGAACTTTTTCGCCGCCAAACCCCACGCGTTCACCGCTGATGTATACGATAAGGCAGTTGGTTTCGCTGGTGCCGCCCACAACACCATGCAGCTCTCCGTGCGCATCAACACGAGCGAAAACCGGGCCGACGACCTGGAAGCCGCCCTTGAGAGCAGGACCGCCATCAATCTGGCCTGCGGCGTGATCATGGCGCAGAACCGATGCTCGCAGGAAGAGGCGATGGAGATCCTCACCAAGGTCTCAAGCAACCGCAACCGTAAGCTCCGGGATGTTGCCAAGGAACTGATTGAGCAGTTGTCCGGCACCAGCGTCCGCACGCACTTCGACTCGTAG
- a CDS encoding GAF and ANTAR domain-containing protein: MANNDAVTTADQYQDLLLNTPEFSQFLLGLATISASQLGGDGAPVACTVTVERDGALSTFAYSSEEGRRLDETQYAFGIGPCLAALREQRSVLIDDLQLDQRWAPYTYAVAKLGVRSVLAVPIRTEPLSQAALNCYAHAVHAFDPETVKLVEDQAASMSRILRLALRLHAPEVFSEDLRAALKSRAVVDAAIALVMLQARGGRDGALDLLQAAAASGNRRIQEIAQEIVARGSLNADPGGGKR, from the coding sequence ATGGCCAACAACGATGCAGTCACCACCGCAGACCAGTATCAGGATTTATTGCTCAACACCCCGGAATTTTCGCAGTTCCTCCTGGGCCTTGCGACCATATCCGCGTCGCAGCTGGGGGGCGACGGGGCGCCGGTGGCATGTACGGTCACCGTGGAGCGCGACGGCGCCCTGTCCACGTTTGCCTACAGCAGCGAAGAGGGCCGCCGGCTGGACGAGACCCAGTACGCCTTTGGCATAGGCCCATGCCTCGCCGCGCTCAGGGAGCAGCGCAGCGTATTGATCGACGACCTGCAGCTTGACCAGAGGTGGGCACCGTACACCTATGCCGTTGCAAAGCTGGGTGTGCGCTCGGTTTTGGCGGTACCCATCCGCACGGAGCCCCTTTCCCAAGCGGCCCTCAATTGCTACGCGCATGCTGTCCATGCCTTCGACCCCGAGACCGTCAAGCTGGTGGAGGACCAGGCGGCGTCGATGTCCCGCATCCTTCGGCTCGCACTGCGGCTCCACGCCCCTGAGGTCTTTTCCGAGGACCTGCGGGCCGCACTGAAGTCGCGCGCGGTGGTTGACGCGGCCATTGCGCTGGTTATGCTCCAGGCCCGCGGCGGCCGGGACGGCGCACTGGACCTCCTCCAGGCCGCTGCCGCATCCGGCAACCGCCGGATCCAGGAGATTGCGCAGGAGATCGTGGCGAGGGGCAGCCTTAATGCCGATCCGGGTGGGGGTAAAAGATGA
- a CDS encoding Type 1 glutamine amidotransferase-like domain-containing protein, with product MSIFLAGAGPDPLAFQEVFDRFALDVREHAGRRTPRIAVAVHQRGGNLQELVAACAEPLQARIECEIAAVPLPDGKPADPGAFAKVDAVVVGGGLTPAYWEALHPAAATIRRLVADGAPYLGFSAGAMVAPRRALVGGYKVNGVEVCGEECSEGLDSVDFREGLGLAGFSVDVHAAQAGTLSRAVGAVAAGLVERAVAIDEQTAVVLAALGDGDYDVIGSGHCWDVHRSGGTAVVSVRSAY from the coding sequence ATGAGCATCTTCCTCGCCGGGGCGGGCCCGGATCCGCTGGCATTCCAGGAGGTCTTCGACCGGTTCGCACTCGACGTCCGGGAACATGCCGGCCGCCGGACTCCCCGCATCGCCGTAGCCGTGCACCAACGCGGCGGCAACCTGCAGGAACTCGTGGCCGCCTGCGCCGAACCCCTCCAGGCCAGGATCGAGTGCGAAATTGCTGCCGTACCGCTTCCAGACGGCAAGCCTGCCGACCCCGGCGCTTTCGCGAAAGTCGATGCGGTGGTGGTGGGCGGCGGTCTCACACCGGCCTATTGGGAGGCCCTGCACCCCGCGGCCGCAACGATACGGCGCCTGGTTGCCGACGGCGCACCCTATCTGGGGTTTTCCGCCGGCGCCATGGTGGCACCCCGGCGGGCGTTGGTTGGCGGATACAAGGTCAACGGAGTGGAAGTTTGCGGCGAAGAGTGCTCGGAGGGCCTGGACTCAGTGGATTTCCGCGAGGGTCTGGGGCTGGCCGGGTTTTCCGTGGATGTCCATGCCGCCCAGGCCGGGACGCTGAGCCGTGCCGTGGGCGCCGTGGCAGCTGGCCTGGTGGAAAGGGCGGTGGCCATTGACGAGCAAACAGCCGTGGTTTTAGCGGCCTTGGGCGACGGGGACTACGACGTCATCGGCAGCGGCCACTGCTGGGACGTTCACCGAAGCGGAGGGACCGCCGTCGTATCCGTAAGATCTGCATACTGA
- a CDS encoding SRPBCC domain-containing protein: MAVITMDKNPEALTLTLVAEFDAGVDRVWQLWEDPRQLERWWGPPTWPATFHKLEFVPGGRANYYMTGPEGEKAHGWWEFTAIDAPRTLQFDDGFADDDGNPTGDLGVTHATVTLEPLGERTRMTIQSSFESEEQLEQMVAMGMEEGLKGAVGQIDGILAEHANA, translated from the coding sequence ATGGCCGTCATCACTATGGACAAGAACCCGGAGGCGCTGACCCTCACCCTGGTCGCAGAGTTCGACGCCGGCGTCGATCGTGTGTGGCAGCTGTGGGAGGACCCCCGCCAGCTGGAGCGCTGGTGGGGCCCACCCACTTGGCCGGCCACATTCCACAAACTGGAATTCGTCCCCGGCGGCCGTGCCAACTACTACATGACCGGCCCGGAGGGGGAGAAGGCCCACGGCTGGTGGGAATTCACAGCGATTGATGCCCCGCGGACGCTGCAGTTCGACGACGGGTTCGCGGACGACGACGGCAATCCCACCGGCGACCTGGGCGTCACCCACGCCACGGTCACGTTGGAGCCGCTGGGGGAGCGTACCCGCATGACCATCCAATCGTCCTTTGAATCCGAGGAGCAGTTGGAGCAGATGGTGGCCATGGGCATGGAGGAGGGCCTGAAGGGAGCCGTGGGCCAGATCGACGGCATCCTCGCCGAGCACGCCAACGCCTGA
- a CDS encoding helix-turn-helix transcriptional regulator — translation MDNRAEVRQFLSSRRGRITPEQAGIEPYGGRRRVPGLRREEVARLAGVSVDYYTRLERGNLSGVSDSVLDAIAGALELDRAEHDHLYDLARAANTSGRKRAAGAGGSAPSKVRPELQYLLDTITGAPAFIGNNRMDIVAANTLGYALYSDMYRAPSRPANHSRFIFLDPRAHNFYTDWDRAANTNVAILRREAGRNPHDKGIAELIGELSMRSDEFRTLWAAHNVRRHYAGTKFFQHPVVGLLELNYQVLGLEEDPGHTLTVYPATPGSPSEEALKLLASWAATEKIADMAQGQVRA, via the coding sequence ATGGATAACCGAGCCGAGGTCCGACAGTTCCTGTCCTCCCGCCGTGGGCGCATCACCCCTGAGCAGGCCGGCATTGAACCGTACGGCGGCCGGCGGCGCGTACCGGGGCTGCGCCGCGAGGAGGTGGCCCGGCTGGCGGGCGTCAGCGTGGACTATTACACCCGGCTGGAACGCGGGAACCTCAGCGGCGTTTCGGACAGTGTCCTGGATGCCATTGCCGGTGCCCTGGAACTGGACCGCGCGGAACACGACCACCTCTACGACCTGGCCCGGGCGGCCAACACGTCGGGCCGGAAGAGGGCTGCGGGCGCAGGCGGGTCCGCGCCCTCGAAAGTGCGGCCCGAGCTGCAGTACCTCCTGGACACCATCACCGGGGCACCTGCGTTCATCGGCAACAACCGGATGGACATCGTGGCCGCCAACACCCTGGGCTACGCCCTCTACTCGGACATGTACCGTGCCCCGTCACGGCCGGCCAACCACTCCCGGTTCATCTTCCTTGACCCCCGGGCCCACAACTTCTACACCGACTGGGACCGGGCCGCCAACACCAATGTGGCCATCCTCCGCCGCGAGGCGGGCCGCAACCCGCATGACAAGGGCATCGCCGAACTCATCGGTGAGCTGTCCATGCGGAGTGACGAGTTCCGCACGCTCTGGGCAGCGCACAACGTCCGCCGCCACTACGCGGGGACCAAGTTCTTCCAGCACCCCGTGGTGGGCCTCCTGGAACTGAACTACCAGGTCCTGGGCCTGGAAGAGGACCCCGGGCACACGCTCACCGTGTATCCCGCCACTCCCGGCAGCCCTTCCGAGGAGGCCCTCAAGCTCCTGGCCTCCTGGGCGGCCACCGAAAAGATCGCGGACATGGCCCAGGGCCAAGTCCGCGCCTAG
- a CDS encoding nitronate monooxygenase: MDTQQKPGRFNLGSLAVPIIQAPMAGGPSTPQLAAAATAAGGLGFLAAGYKTAAAMRSEIETVRSLTSRAFGVNLFVPQPSVISPASLQQYAASLAPDAERFGVSLGEPRHDHDDWDKKLEVLLELAPAVVSFTFDVPATGVVQALQKQGVYVVATVTDRGEALQALEAGADALCVQGPEAGGHRGTFKADVPPPEVPLHGILEELSDLEVPLIAAGGIATPDDTRAALAVGAAAVQAGTAFLRADEAGTKAAHRAALSSSERFTTTAVTRAFSGRNARGLYNEFMRRHDPDAPYGYPEIHHLTTPLRAAAAAAGEPDWLNLWAGINYRHAVDGPAAAILKSLAP; encoded by the coding sequence ATGGATACCCAGCAAAAGCCCGGCCGGTTCAACCTCGGGTCCCTGGCAGTGCCGATCATCCAGGCACCGATGGCAGGCGGGCCCTCCACACCTCAGCTCGCGGCGGCTGCCACTGCCGCCGGCGGCCTCGGCTTCCTCGCGGCCGGATACAAGACCGCCGCGGCGATGCGCTCCGAGATTGAGACGGTGCGCTCACTCACCAGCCGGGCGTTCGGGGTCAACCTGTTCGTTCCCCAGCCGTCGGTCATCAGCCCGGCGTCCCTTCAGCAGTACGCGGCGTCCCTGGCCCCTGACGCCGAGCGCTTCGGTGTCAGCCTGGGCGAGCCACGGCATGACCATGACGACTGGGACAAAAAGCTCGAGGTCCTGCTGGAGCTCGCGCCGGCCGTTGTGTCCTTCACCTTCGACGTTCCCGCTACCGGGGTGGTCCAGGCCCTCCAAAAGCAGGGTGTGTATGTGGTCGCCACGGTGACGGACCGCGGCGAAGCGCTTCAGGCGCTTGAAGCAGGCGCCGACGCCCTGTGCGTCCAGGGCCCGGAAGCCGGCGGCCACCGCGGGACGTTCAAGGCGGATGTTCCGCCTCCCGAGGTGCCCCTGCATGGCATCCTCGAAGAGCTCTCCGACCTTGAGGTGCCGCTCATCGCGGCCGGCGGGATTGCCACGCCCGATGACACGCGGGCTGCCCTCGCCGTGGGTGCCGCGGCGGTCCAGGCCGGAACCGCCTTCCTCCGCGCGGATGAAGCGGGAACCAAGGCGGCGCACCGGGCCGCGTTGTCGTCATCGGAGCGGTTCACCACCACCGCCGTCACCCGCGCCTTCTCGGGCCGCAACGCCCGCGGCCTCTACAACGAATTCATGCGCCGCCACGACCCCGATGCCCCCTACGGCTACCCGGAGATCCACCACCTGACCACTCCCCTGCGGGCAGCGGCTGCAGCCGCCGGCGAGCCGGACTGGCTGAACCTGTGGGCCGGCATCAACTACCGGCATGCCGTGGACGGCCCCGCGGCGGCAATCCTCAAGAGTCTCGCCCCGTAG
- a CDS encoding GAF and ANTAR domain-containing protein — protein sequence MPQHLPIDELSIVIARIQGLLLTEEKVGTAVSLLARAAKESVPGTIGAGVSLLDSRGRRTSSGYTDGVVEQADAEQYRHGEGPCLTAWAAEIPVLVQDLHDDMRWPLWRDSVRGLPIRSVVSAPLMAGKEAIGALKLYAATPSGYDETSVRLIQLFAGPAATLLSHVQGSEAPRKMTEGLQTSLHSRDVINRACGVVMERLGTTHKAALQQLMNQARNERTTLLNISESILAGTPASGI from the coding sequence ATGCCCCAGCACCTGCCCATTGACGAGCTCAGCATTGTGATTGCTCGGATTCAGGGATTGTTGCTGACAGAGGAAAAGGTGGGCACCGCGGTCAGCCTCCTGGCGCGGGCCGCAAAGGAGTCAGTCCCGGGCACCATCGGTGCTGGCGTGTCCCTGCTTGACTCCCGGGGCCGGCGGACCAGCAGCGGCTACACCGACGGGGTGGTGGAACAGGCTGACGCCGAACAGTACCGCCATGGCGAAGGTCCCTGCCTGACAGCCTGGGCGGCAGAGATTCCCGTCCTGGTCCAGGACCTCCACGACGACATGCGGTGGCCGCTATGGCGGGACTCGGTGCGGGGACTACCCATCCGGTCAGTGGTGAGTGCACCGTTGATGGCCGGCAAGGAAGCGATCGGCGCCCTCAAACTGTATGCCGCCACACCGTCCGGCTACGACGAAACCAGCGTGCGGCTGATTCAACTGTTCGCCGGGCCGGCCGCGACCCTTCTGTCGCACGTCCAAGGAAGCGAAGCTCCGCGCAAAATGACGGAAGGGCTGCAGACTTCGCTCCACAGCAGGGATGTCATCAACCGCGCCTGCGGTGTGGTGATGGAACGCCTGGGCACGACGCACAAGGCAGCGCTGCAACAGCTGATGAACCAGGCGCGGAACGAGCGCACCACCCTGCTGAACATCAGCGAATCCATTCTGGCCGGGACGCCGGCGTCCGGGATTTAG
- a CDS encoding DUF1992 domain-containing protein — MSGGTGDFRKRLERAVELRSYRGAGISAEEEAALDALDEREREKRRKVSDAARAEYLVRDAMAQGKFDNLKYAGKPIPGLGDSYDPDWWVKGLIQREHISGLGPAAILLRAEDAELEAKLDTQYTEQQVRDLLQDFNRRVIDARRQLQGGPPVVTKTRDVEEEVERWRSRRAARSVEVPAEPEPQRSWWKRLWKGTGQE; from the coding sequence ATGAGCGGCGGGACAGGGGATTTCCGGAAGCGCCTGGAGAGGGCAGTGGAGCTCCGTTCATACCGCGGCGCCGGCATCAGTGCCGAGGAGGAAGCCGCGCTGGACGCCCTCGACGAGAGGGAGCGTGAGAAGCGGAGGAAAGTCAGTGATGCCGCCCGCGCCGAGTACCTGGTCCGGGACGCCATGGCACAGGGCAAGTTCGACAACCTCAAGTACGCGGGCAAACCGATCCCCGGCCTGGGGGACTCGTACGATCCCGACTGGTGGGTCAAGGGGCTGATCCAGCGGGAACATATCAGCGGCCTGGGCCCGGCTGCCATCCTGCTCCGCGCCGAGGACGCTGAGCTCGAAGCCAAGCTGGATACCCAGTACACCGAGCAGCAGGTCCGGGACCTCCTTCAGGATTTCAACCGGCGCGTGATCGATGCCCGCCGCCAGCTGCAGGGCGGGCCGCCGGTGGTCACCAAGACCCGTGACGTGGAGGAGGAAGTGGAGCGCTGGCGCAGCCGGCGTGCGGCGCGGAGTGTGGAAGTTCCTGCCGAACCGGAGCCCCAGCGTTCCTGGTGGAAGCGGTTGTGGAAGGGGACGGGCCAGGAATAA
- a CDS encoding NAD(P)-dependent alcohol dehydrogenase, protein MTTVKAYASPSATEDLVATTIERREVGPHDVMIDIKFAGICHSDIHTVRGDWGPQQYPLVPGHEIAGIVTEVGSAVTKHAVGDRVGVGCMVNSCKECANCQKGEEQYCLKGNVGTYGAVDRDGTITQGGYSTHVVVTEDFVVTIPEGIELDVAAPLLCAGITTYSPLRHWGAGPGKKVAVVGLGGLGHMAVKLAHAMGADVTVLSQSLKKQEDGLRLGADSYYATSDPATFEVLAGSFDLIINTVSASIDISSYLGLLKLDGALVNVGAPAEPLPVNAFALIGGRRSFAGSMIGGIRETQEMLNFCAEHGLGAEVEVIPAEKINEAYERVLASDVRYRFVIDTATL, encoded by the coding sequence ATGACTACCGTCAAGGCTTATGCATCCCCGTCCGCCACGGAGGACCTGGTGGCAACCACCATTGAGCGCCGCGAGGTGGGTCCCCACGACGTCATGATCGACATCAAGTTCGCCGGCATCTGCCACTCGGACATCCACACTGTCCGCGGCGACTGGGGCCCGCAGCAGTACCCGCTGGTTCCCGGCCACGAAATCGCGGGCATCGTTACAGAGGTGGGCTCCGCGGTGACCAAGCATGCCGTTGGCGACCGTGTTGGTGTTGGCTGCATGGTCAACTCCTGCAAGGAGTGCGCCAACTGCCAGAAGGGCGAGGAACAGTACTGCCTCAAGGGCAACGTTGGCACGTACGGCGCCGTTGACCGCGACGGCACCATCACCCAGGGCGGCTACTCCACCCACGTTGTGGTGACCGAGGACTTCGTGGTGACCATCCCCGAGGGCATCGAACTCGATGTGGCCGCACCGTTGCTGTGCGCCGGCATCACCACCTACTCCCCGCTGCGGCACTGGGGCGCCGGTCCCGGCAAGAAGGTCGCCGTCGTCGGCCTCGGCGGCCTGGGCCACATGGCCGTCAAGCTCGCCCACGCCATGGGCGCCGACGTGACTGTTCTGTCCCAGTCGCTGAAGAAGCAGGAAGACGGCCTGCGCCTGGGCGCTGACAGCTACTACGCCACCAGCGATCCCGCCACGTTTGAGGTGCTCGCCGGCTCCTTCGACCTCATCATCAACACGGTCAGCGCTTCAATCGACATCAGCTCCTACCTCGGCCTGCTGAAGCTTGACGGCGCACTGGTCAACGTTGGTGCTCCTGCCGAGCCGCTTCCCGTCAATGCGTTCGCACTGATCGGCGGCCGCCGCTCCTTCGCCGGTTCCATGATCGGCGGCATCCGCGAGACCCAGGAGATGCTCAACTTCTGCGCCGAGCACGGCCTGGGCGCCGAGGTCGAGGTCATCCCGGCTGAGAAGATCAACGAAGCCTACGAGCGCGTCCTTGCCTCGGACGTCCGCTACCGCTTCGTGATCGACACCGCCACCCTCTAA